A single Triticum dicoccoides isolate Atlit2015 ecotype Zavitan chromosome 2A, WEW_v2.0, whole genome shotgun sequence DNA region contains:
- the LOC119356132 gene encoding serine carboxypeptidase-like 7 — translation MNGRGRLLLCLFLSAALTPPWQLAVAGAASGSSSKVVTSLPGFQGRLPFHLETGYVEVDEENGTELFYYFVESEAGAEKAPFLLWLTGGDRCTVLSGLALEIGPFQFVAEPYNGTIPRLQINPYSWTKVANILFVDSPVGAGFSFSRRPQGYDVGEVSTSLQLHELLIKFFTDHPKFLANPLYIGGDSRAGQLVPFIAQKISEGIEAGRSPILNLKGYLVGNPGTGENIDISSRVPYAHGLGIISDQLHETILGHCQGEDYMNPRNTLCAQSLGTFNNLLSEVMAAQILLDNCVYASPRPGTETDKSAGAGRKILSEEAVIVTGKRVKHRPPRVPLGCISYTAYLSYFWANDALTRDALGIKDGTVDEWMRCHDGDLPYAVDIGSSIKYHRNVTVNGYRALVYSGDHDAIVPHLGTQAWVRSLGFPVVDDWRAWHLDGQSAGFTVAYSNNMTFATVKGAGHTAPQYEPERCYAMFNRWILDQPL, via the exons ATGAACGGGCGGGGGCGGCTGCTGCTCTGCCTCTTCCTCTCGGCCGCGCTGACCCCGCCGTggcagctcgccgtcgccggagcggCCTCCGGTTCCAGTTCCAAGGTGGTGACCAGCCTCCCGGGGTTCCAGGGCCGCCTCCCCTTCCACCTCGAGACCGG GTACGTGGAGGTGGACGAGGAGAACGGCACCGAGCTGTTCTACTACTTCGTGGAGTCCGAGGCCGGCGCGGAGAAGGCCCCTTTCCTCCTCTGGCTCACCGGCGGCGACCGCTGCACCGTACTCAGTGGCCTCGCCTTGGAGATCG GTCCATTCCAGTTCGTCGCAGAGCCCTATAACGGCACCATACCGCGCCTGCAAATCAACCCCTACTCATGGACCAAG GTGGCAAATATCCTTTTCGTGGATTCACCGGTTGGGGCAGGATTTTCCTTTTCAAGACGACCCCAAGGCTATGATGTCGGGGAAGTGTCCACCTCGTTGCAGCTCCATGAACTCCTCATCAAG TTTTTCACTGACCATCCCAAGTTCCTCGCAAATCCTCTCTACATCGGGGGAGACTCTCGTGCTGGGCAACTTGTACCATTTATCGCTCAAAAGATCTCAGAAG GTATCGAAGCTGGAAGGAGCCCCATCCTTAATCTCAAG GGCTATCTGGTAGGCAACCCGGGTACCGGCGAAAACATTGATATCAGCTCTAGAGTGCCGTATGCTCATGGACTTGGTATAATATCAGATCAGTTACACGAG ACAATATTGGGGCATTGCCAAGGAGAGGACTACATGAATCCTAGAAATACACTGTGCGCTCAATCTCTAGGCACTTTCAACAAT CTCCTCTCCGAAGTTATGGCCGCCCAAATTTTGTTGGACAACTGCGTTTATGCATCTCCTAGGCCAGGCACCGAGACGGACAAGTCAGCTGGTGCTGGCCGGAAGATCCTAAGCGAGGAAGCAGTAATCGTAACAGGGAAACGAGTAAAACACCGGCCACCTCGTGTGCCATTGGGCTGCATT AGCTACACGGCTTACCTGTCGTATTTCTGGGCGAACGACGCGCTCACCCGAGACGCCCTGGGGATCAAGGACGGCACCGTGGACGAGTGGATGAGGTGCCACGACGGCGACCTGCCGTACGCCGTGGACATCGGGAGCAGCATCAAGTACCACCGGAATGTCACCGTCAACGGTTACCGTGCGCTGGTGTACAG CGGCGACCACGACGCGATTGTGCCGCACCTGGGGACGCAGGCGTGGGTGAGGTCGCTCGGCTTCCCCGTCGTCGACGACTggagggcatggcatctcgacggcCAGTCTGCCGG ATTCACCGTAGCTTACTCCAACAACATGACATTCGCGACCGTAAAG GGAGCCGGGCACACGGCGCCCCAGTACGAGCCCGAGAGGTGCTACGCCATGTTCAACCGTTGGATACTGGACCAGCCGCTCTAG